The Girardinichthys multiradiatus isolate DD_20200921_A chromosome 24, DD_fGirMul_XY1, whole genome shotgun sequence genome has a window encoding:
- the atp7b gene encoding copper-transporting ATPase 2 isoform X1, with protein sequence MFSPKGSKKQSGFEPGAPRGSVEQICMVECGCKPVCTCGSNCDLTQCVAELKTNGPDVDQTGFDNLAYEYGSQSELSNLSLQPISRASFKLLGLTSTQQAVETTLSHLNGLFAIIWSVSDSLLQVDYNTSITTTKEIALQLQKLGCRVEAALRIKVDGMRCQSCVQAIEGQVGGLPGVSHIQVSLQNRVALIVYQPPLVTQQELRDKIKDMGFETTLFPEDSSDGDLRYWQSGLLNVPIQTETVWIGGMTCSSCAQSIEGRICQMIGVKSIMVSLKEKRGTISFDPSLTDPEYVRAAIEEMGFDATLKEPLWSQENQDLADLRFSNRMGMSNGAESQVTSVSCRPDSPEMKAQKCFISVTGMTCASCVANIEKHLLKHKGIVSVLVSLMAGKAEVKYDPNLLDPAGVTQFIEDIGFGAKLLEDNAVTHGKLDLQIIGMTCASCVHKIESQLTTTKGIHSASVALATKNAHIQFDPELLGARDIVRIIQSLGFEASLEKAGFKNNLDHSGEIHQWKNSFMLSLVFGLPVMGLMIYMIIMDIQHKEQGGSMPEEQNVLPGLSLINLAFFLLCTPVQIFGGRYFYIQAYRSLKHRTANMDVLIVLATSIAYIYSCVVLVVAMAEQAKQSPNTFFDTPPMLFVFIALGRWLEQIAKSKTSEALAKLMSLQATDATVVILGPDRSVVSEEQMVVELVQRGDIVKVVPGGKFPIDGKVIEGSSMADESLITGEPMPVSKKVGSLVIAGSINAHGALLVEATHVGAETTLSQIVKLVEEAQTSKAPIQQFADKISGYFVPFIILASLLTLVAWMAVGFVNFDIVMEHFPGYNPNISKAEVIVRFAFQASITVLSIACPCSLGLATPTAVMVGTGVGAQNGMLIKGGEPLEMAHKINVVMFDKTGTITNGLPKVTRVLVLWEMARMPLRKILALVGTAEASSEHPLGMAVANYCKDELGLDVLGHCRDFQAVPGCGISCQVSNVEHLLQQSDERFFMPGVTTEESNLFPTEETSSAVEGASYSVLIGNREWMRRNGHHIQADVDAAMMSHETKGQTAILVAIEGVLCAMLAIADTVKAESALAVHTLSSLGIEVAMITGDNRRTAKAIAAQVGIRKVFAEVLPSHKVAKVQELQDRGLRVAMVGDGVNDSPALACADVGIAIGTGTDVAIEAADIVLIRNDLLDVVASIELSKKTVRRIRINFVFALIYNLLGIPVAAGVFMPAGLVLQPWMGSAAMAASSLSVVLSSLLLRMYKKTPIELYESRARGHMRSLRSSQISTHLGLDGQRRSPALPNTPRAQMGQRPSTQELLAAGSPDGRRF encoded by the exons ACGAATGGTCCTGACGTCGACCAAACAGGCTTTGACAACTTGGCTTATGAATATGGAAGCCAGAGTGAACTCTCCAACCTATCTCTCCAGCCTATCTCCAGAGCCAGTTTCAAACTTCTGGGACTCACCTCTACACAACAAGCTGTGGAAACCACACTTAGCCATCTTAATGGGCTGTTTGCCATCATCTGGTCTGTATCAGATAGTTTACTTCAGGTGGACTACAATACCTCAATTACCACAACCAAAGAGATCGCCCTGCAACTGCAGAAGCTGGGATGCAGAGTTGAAGCAGCCCTACGGATCAAAGTGGATGGGATGCGCTGCCAGTCCTGCGTCCAGGCCATCGAGGGACAGGTTGGAGGGCTTCCAGGAGTCTCACACATCCAGGTGTCTCTTCAGAACAGAGTAGCTCTAATAGTATATCAGCCTCCCCTTGTTACACAGCAGGAGCTGAGAGATAAGATCAAAGATATGGGGTTTGAAACTACATTGTTCCCTGAGGATTCGTCTGATGGAGATCTGAGATACTGGCAGAGTGGCTTATTGAATGTACCCATTCAGACTGAAACTGTCTGGATTGGAGGGATGACTTGCAGCTCATGTGCGCAGTCCATAGAGGGCAGGATCTGTCAAATGATTGGAGTGAAGTCCATAATGGTGTCGTTGAAGGAAAAAAGGGGAACAATAAGTTTTGACCCCAGTCTGACTGATCCAGAGTATGTTAGGGCAGCTATAGAGGAAATGGGCTTTGACGCGACGCTTAAAG aGCCACTTTGGAGTCAAGAAAATCAAGACCTTGCAGACCTCCGCTTTTCCAACAGGATGGGAATGAGCAACGGTGCTGAATCTCAGGTAACCTCTGTAAGCTGCCGCCCTGATTCCCCTGAAATGAAAGCGCAGAAATGCTTCATTTCTGTGACGGGAATGACCTGCGCCTCCTGCGTGGCTAACATTGAGAAACACTTGCTCAAACACAAGG GAATCGTCTCCGTCCTGGTGTCTCTAATGGCCGGAAAGGCAGAGGTGAAGTACGATCCGAACCTCCTTGATCCAGCTGGAGTGACTCAGTTCATAGAGGACATAGGCTTTGGTGCCAAACTGTTAGAAGACAATGCAGTGACACACGGGAAACTGGACCTGCAGATAATAGGAATGACGTGTGCTTCATGTGTGCACAAAATTGAGTCCCAGCTCACCACAACCAAAGGCATCCACTCGGCCTCAGTGGCCCTGGCCACCAAAAACGCTCACATCCAGTTTGACCCAGAGCTGCTCGGAGCTCGTGATATTGTCAGGATAATCCAG AGCCTTGGATTTGAGGCCAGTCTGGAGAAGGCTGGATTCAAGAACAACCTCGATCACTCAGGGGAAATTCATCA GTGGAAGAACTCCTTCATGCTCAGCTTGGTCTTTGGCCTGCCCGTCATGGGCCTCATGATCTACATGATTATAATGGACATCCAGCACAAAGAGCAGGGAGGCTCCATGCCTGAGGAACAGAATGTGCTGCCGGGTCTTTCCCTCATCAACTTGGCCTTTTTCCTGCTCTGTACACCTGTGCAG ATTTTCGGAGGCCGGTACTTCTACATCCAGGCATATCGCTCATTAAAACACCGCACAGCCAACATGGACGTGCTGATCGTGTTGGCCACCTCCATTGCCTACATCTATTCTTGTGTGGTCCTTGTCGTGGCCATGGCGGAGCAGGCCAAGCAGAGTCCAAACACCTTTTTCGACACTCCACCTATGCTCTTTGTGTTCATCGCTCTCGGACGATGGCTGGAGCAAATTGCAAAG AGTAAAACCTCAGAAGCTTTGGCCAAATTAATGTCACTACAAGCCACTGATGCCACTGTGGTCATTTTAGGACCCGATCGCTCTGTTGTCAG TGAGGAGCAGATGGTGGTGGAGCTGGTCCAGCGGGGCGACATCGTCAAAGTCGTCCCAGGAGGGAAGTTCCCTATTGACGGAAAAGTGATTGAGGGAAGCTCTATGGCGGATGAGTCCTTAATTACAG GCGAGCCGATGCCTGTCAGTAAGAAGGTGGGCAGCTTGGTGATTGCAGGCTCCATTAACGCTCACGGTGCTCTTCTGGTGGAAGCCACTCACGTTGGTGCTGAAACAACTCTGTCTCAGATAGTTAAACTGGTTGAAGAAGCTCAAACATCAAAG gCCCCGATCCAACAGTTTGCAGACAAAATCAGCGGATACTTTGTGCCCTTCATTATTCTTGCATCCCTGCTCACGCTGGTGGCCTGGATGGCCGTAGGGTTTGTCAACTTTGATATCGTGATGGAGCACTTTCCG GGTTACAACCCGAACATCTCCAAGGCAGAAGTTATCGTCCGCTTCGCCTTCCAGGCATCCATCACGGTTCTGTCTATTGCCTGCCCCTGCTCTCTGGGTTTGGCGACCCCGACGGCTGTAATGGTTGGAACAGGAGTCGGGGCTCAGAACGGGATGCTCATCAAAGGAGGGGAGCCGCTGGAGATGGCACACAAG ATCAATGTAGTGATGTTCGATAAGACCGGTACCATAACAAACGGCTTACCGAAGGTGACCCgtgtgctggtgttgtgggAAATGGCCCGCATGCCCCTGAGAAAGATCCTGGCACTGGTCGGCACAGCAGAGGCCAGCAGCGAGCACCCGCTGGGCATGGCAGTTGCTAATTATTGCAAAGAC GAGCTGGGCTTGGATGTTCTTGGACACTGCCGGGACTTCCAGGCGGTTCCCGGCTGCGGGATAAGCTGCCAGGTGTCCAACGTGGAACATCTGCTGCAGCAGAGCGACGAGCGTTTTTTTATGCCGGGGGTAACCACAGAAGAAAGCAACCTTTTCCCTACTGAGGAGACCTCCTCTGCAG TTGAGGGAGCATCTTACTCTGTCCTGATTGGGAACAGGGAATGGATGAGGAGGAATGGCCACCACATCCAAGCAGATGTCGATGCTGCCATGATGAGCCACGAAACCAAAGGCCAGACCGCCATACTGGTGGCCATAGAAG GTGTTTTATGTGCCATGTTGGCCATTGCAGACACGGTGAAAGCGGAATCAGCGTTGGCGGTGCACACCCTGAGCAGCCTCGGCATCGAGGTGGCCATGATAACCGGAGATAACAGGCGAACAGCCAAAGCCATAGCAGCGCAG GTGGGGATCAGGAAGGTGTTTGCAGAGGTGCTGCCTTCACATAAGGTGGCCAAAGTTCAGGAGCTGCAGGACCGAGGCCTTCGAGTGGCCATGGTAGGAGATGGTGTCAACGACTCGCCCGCCTTGGCCTGCGCTGATGTCGGCATCGCCATCGGCACCGGCACAGACGTGGCCATCGAAGCGGCCGACATTGTCCTGATCCGG AACGATCTGCTGGACGTGGTGGCCAGTATTGAGCTCTCCAAGAAGACGGTGCGAAGAATCAGGATTAATTTTGTCTTCGCTCTCATCTACAACCTTCTAGGGATTCCAGTGGCTGCAG GTGTGTTCATGCCTGCTGGCCTCGTCTTGCAGCCTTGGATGGGCTCGGCTGCCATGGCCGCCTCGTCTCTGTCAGTGGTCCTGTCTTCTCTGCTGCTGAGGAT GTATAAAAAGACACCCATCGAGCTGTACGAATCCCGTGCAAGAGGCCATATGAGAAGCCTTAGGTCATCTCAGATAAGCACGCATCTGGGCCTGGATGGGCAGCGGCGCAGCCCGGCACTCCCCAATACCCCTCGAGCACAGATGGGCCAGAGACCGTCTACCCAGGAGCTACTCGCTGCTGGATCACCGGACGGCAGACGATTTTAA
- the atp7b gene encoding copper-transporting ATPase 2 isoform X2: MFSPKGSKKQSGFEPGAPRGSVEQICMVECGCKPVCTCGSNCDLTQCVAELKTNGPDVDQTGFDNLAYEYGSQSELSNLSLQPISRASFKLLGLTSTQQAVETTLSHLNGLFAIIWSVSDSLLQVDYNTSITTTKEIALQLQKLGCRVEAALRIKVDGMRCQSCVQAIEGQVGGLPGVSHIQVSLQNRVALIVYQPPLVTQQELRDKIKDMGFETTLFPEDSSDGDLRYWQSGLLNVPIQTETVWIGGMTCSSCAQSIEGRICQMIGVKSIMVSLKEKRGTISFDPSLTDPEYVRAAIEEMGFDATLKEPLWSQENQDLADLRFSNRMGMSNGAESQVTSVSCRPDSPEMKAQKCFISVTGMTCASCVANIEKHLLKHKGIVSVLVSLMAGKAEVKYDPNLLDPAGVTQFIEDIGFGAKLLEDNAVTHGKLDLQIIGMTCASCVHKIESQLTTTKGIHSASVALATKNAHIQFDPELLGARDIVRIIQSLGFEASLEKAGFKNNLDHSGEIHQWKNSFMLSLVFGLPVMGLMIYMIIMDIQHKEQGGSMPEEQNVLPGLSLINLAFFLLCTPVQIFGGRYFYIQAYRSLKHRTANMDVLIVLATSIAYIYSCVVLVVAMAEQAKQSPNTFFDTPPMLFVFIALGRWLEQIAKSKTSEALAKLMSLQATDATVVILGPDRSVVSEEQMVVELVQRGDIVKVVPGGKFPIDGKVIEGSSMADESLITGEPMPVSKKVGSLVIAGSINAHGALLVEATHVGAETTLSQIVKLVEEAQTSKAPIQQFADKISGYFVPFIILASLLTLVAWMAVGFVNFDIVMEHFPGYNPNISKAEVIVRFAFQASITVLSIACPCSLGLATPTAVMVGTGVGAQNGMLIKGGEPLEMAHKINVVMFDKTGTITNGLPKVTRVLVLWEMARMPLRKILALVGTAEASSEHPLGMAVANYCKDELGLDVLGHCRDFQAVPGCGISCQVSNVEHLLQQSDERFFMPGVTTEESNLFPTEETSSAVEGASYSVLIGNREWMRRNGHHIQADVDAAMMSHETKGQTAILVAIEDTVKAESALAVHTLSSLGIEVAMITGDNRRTAKAIAAQVGIRKVFAEVLPSHKVAKVQELQDRGLRVAMVGDGVNDSPALACADVGIAIGTGTDVAIEAADIVLIRNDLLDVVASIELSKKTVRRIRINFVFALIYNLLGIPVAAGVFMPAGLVLQPWMGSAAMAASSLSVVLSSLLLRMYKKTPIELYESRARGHMRSLRSSQISTHLGLDGQRRSPALPNTPRAQMGQRPSTQELLAAGSPDGRRF, translated from the exons ACGAATGGTCCTGACGTCGACCAAACAGGCTTTGACAACTTGGCTTATGAATATGGAAGCCAGAGTGAACTCTCCAACCTATCTCTCCAGCCTATCTCCAGAGCCAGTTTCAAACTTCTGGGACTCACCTCTACACAACAAGCTGTGGAAACCACACTTAGCCATCTTAATGGGCTGTTTGCCATCATCTGGTCTGTATCAGATAGTTTACTTCAGGTGGACTACAATACCTCAATTACCACAACCAAAGAGATCGCCCTGCAACTGCAGAAGCTGGGATGCAGAGTTGAAGCAGCCCTACGGATCAAAGTGGATGGGATGCGCTGCCAGTCCTGCGTCCAGGCCATCGAGGGACAGGTTGGAGGGCTTCCAGGAGTCTCACACATCCAGGTGTCTCTTCAGAACAGAGTAGCTCTAATAGTATATCAGCCTCCCCTTGTTACACAGCAGGAGCTGAGAGATAAGATCAAAGATATGGGGTTTGAAACTACATTGTTCCCTGAGGATTCGTCTGATGGAGATCTGAGATACTGGCAGAGTGGCTTATTGAATGTACCCATTCAGACTGAAACTGTCTGGATTGGAGGGATGACTTGCAGCTCATGTGCGCAGTCCATAGAGGGCAGGATCTGTCAAATGATTGGAGTGAAGTCCATAATGGTGTCGTTGAAGGAAAAAAGGGGAACAATAAGTTTTGACCCCAGTCTGACTGATCCAGAGTATGTTAGGGCAGCTATAGAGGAAATGGGCTTTGACGCGACGCTTAAAG aGCCACTTTGGAGTCAAGAAAATCAAGACCTTGCAGACCTCCGCTTTTCCAACAGGATGGGAATGAGCAACGGTGCTGAATCTCAGGTAACCTCTGTAAGCTGCCGCCCTGATTCCCCTGAAATGAAAGCGCAGAAATGCTTCATTTCTGTGACGGGAATGACCTGCGCCTCCTGCGTGGCTAACATTGAGAAACACTTGCTCAAACACAAGG GAATCGTCTCCGTCCTGGTGTCTCTAATGGCCGGAAAGGCAGAGGTGAAGTACGATCCGAACCTCCTTGATCCAGCTGGAGTGACTCAGTTCATAGAGGACATAGGCTTTGGTGCCAAACTGTTAGAAGACAATGCAGTGACACACGGGAAACTGGACCTGCAGATAATAGGAATGACGTGTGCTTCATGTGTGCACAAAATTGAGTCCCAGCTCACCACAACCAAAGGCATCCACTCGGCCTCAGTGGCCCTGGCCACCAAAAACGCTCACATCCAGTTTGACCCAGAGCTGCTCGGAGCTCGTGATATTGTCAGGATAATCCAG AGCCTTGGATTTGAGGCCAGTCTGGAGAAGGCTGGATTCAAGAACAACCTCGATCACTCAGGGGAAATTCATCA GTGGAAGAACTCCTTCATGCTCAGCTTGGTCTTTGGCCTGCCCGTCATGGGCCTCATGATCTACATGATTATAATGGACATCCAGCACAAAGAGCAGGGAGGCTCCATGCCTGAGGAACAGAATGTGCTGCCGGGTCTTTCCCTCATCAACTTGGCCTTTTTCCTGCTCTGTACACCTGTGCAG ATTTTCGGAGGCCGGTACTTCTACATCCAGGCATATCGCTCATTAAAACACCGCACAGCCAACATGGACGTGCTGATCGTGTTGGCCACCTCCATTGCCTACATCTATTCTTGTGTGGTCCTTGTCGTGGCCATGGCGGAGCAGGCCAAGCAGAGTCCAAACACCTTTTTCGACACTCCACCTATGCTCTTTGTGTTCATCGCTCTCGGACGATGGCTGGAGCAAATTGCAAAG AGTAAAACCTCAGAAGCTTTGGCCAAATTAATGTCACTACAAGCCACTGATGCCACTGTGGTCATTTTAGGACCCGATCGCTCTGTTGTCAG TGAGGAGCAGATGGTGGTGGAGCTGGTCCAGCGGGGCGACATCGTCAAAGTCGTCCCAGGAGGGAAGTTCCCTATTGACGGAAAAGTGATTGAGGGAAGCTCTATGGCGGATGAGTCCTTAATTACAG GCGAGCCGATGCCTGTCAGTAAGAAGGTGGGCAGCTTGGTGATTGCAGGCTCCATTAACGCTCACGGTGCTCTTCTGGTGGAAGCCACTCACGTTGGTGCTGAAACAACTCTGTCTCAGATAGTTAAACTGGTTGAAGAAGCTCAAACATCAAAG gCCCCGATCCAACAGTTTGCAGACAAAATCAGCGGATACTTTGTGCCCTTCATTATTCTTGCATCCCTGCTCACGCTGGTGGCCTGGATGGCCGTAGGGTTTGTCAACTTTGATATCGTGATGGAGCACTTTCCG GGTTACAACCCGAACATCTCCAAGGCAGAAGTTATCGTCCGCTTCGCCTTCCAGGCATCCATCACGGTTCTGTCTATTGCCTGCCCCTGCTCTCTGGGTTTGGCGACCCCGACGGCTGTAATGGTTGGAACAGGAGTCGGGGCTCAGAACGGGATGCTCATCAAAGGAGGGGAGCCGCTGGAGATGGCACACAAG ATCAATGTAGTGATGTTCGATAAGACCGGTACCATAACAAACGGCTTACCGAAGGTGACCCgtgtgctggtgttgtgggAAATGGCCCGCATGCCCCTGAGAAAGATCCTGGCACTGGTCGGCACAGCAGAGGCCAGCAGCGAGCACCCGCTGGGCATGGCAGTTGCTAATTATTGCAAAGAC GAGCTGGGCTTGGATGTTCTTGGACACTGCCGGGACTTCCAGGCGGTTCCCGGCTGCGGGATAAGCTGCCAGGTGTCCAACGTGGAACATCTGCTGCAGCAGAGCGACGAGCGTTTTTTTATGCCGGGGGTAACCACAGAAGAAAGCAACCTTTTCCCTACTGAGGAGACCTCCTCTGCAG TTGAGGGAGCATCTTACTCTGTCCTGATTGGGAACAGGGAATGGATGAGGAGGAATGGCCACCACATCCAAGCAGATGTCGATGCTGCCATGATGAGCCACGAAACCAAAGGCCAGACCGCCATACTGGTGGCCATAGAAG ACACGGTGAAAGCGGAATCAGCGTTGGCGGTGCACACCCTGAGCAGCCTCGGCATCGAGGTGGCCATGATAACCGGAGATAACAGGCGAACAGCCAAAGCCATAGCAGCGCAG GTGGGGATCAGGAAGGTGTTTGCAGAGGTGCTGCCTTCACATAAGGTGGCCAAAGTTCAGGAGCTGCAGGACCGAGGCCTTCGAGTGGCCATGGTAGGAGATGGTGTCAACGACTCGCCCGCCTTGGCCTGCGCTGATGTCGGCATCGCCATCGGCACCGGCACAGACGTGGCCATCGAAGCGGCCGACATTGTCCTGATCCGG AACGATCTGCTGGACGTGGTGGCCAGTATTGAGCTCTCCAAGAAGACGGTGCGAAGAATCAGGATTAATTTTGTCTTCGCTCTCATCTACAACCTTCTAGGGATTCCAGTGGCTGCAG GTGTGTTCATGCCTGCTGGCCTCGTCTTGCAGCCTTGGATGGGCTCGGCTGCCATGGCCGCCTCGTCTCTGTCAGTGGTCCTGTCTTCTCTGCTGCTGAGGAT GTATAAAAAGACACCCATCGAGCTGTACGAATCCCGTGCAAGAGGCCATATGAGAAGCCTTAGGTCATCTCAGATAAGCACGCATCTGGGCCTGGATGGGCAGCGGCGCAGCCCGGCACTCCCCAATACCCCTCGAGCACAGATGGGCCAGAGACCGTCTACCCAGGAGCTACTCGCTGCTGGATCACCGGACGGCAGACGATTTTAA